The genome window GTTCTCCAAACTGCAGTACATATGGTCTGATAGCTGCATTCAAAGCGGTTGGAGCACATTCAGTCGGAGAAACTGCTCTACCAGCAAGTACTTCAAGCCATTGCTGGGTTACAGCATCCGAAGTACTTTCACCTGATTCGCTGGTTAATGCCGCTGCTTTCTCTGTTAATACTACCTGCCGACTCTCGGCTTCTGTTGAAACTTCCCTACTGGAAGACGCTTCCAGTTCGTTGAGTGTGTCCTCCTTGTCGCAGGAAAAAGTAATGAAGCTGACTGCGCAGCACAGGAGTGCCGCCTTAATGGATGTGGTTTTCATATGGGTAAAAGCTTGTTTCAGAACTCTTACCATAAAAAAGAACTTTTTGTTGCATTTTACATCTATTATTTATGACTTTATTAATACAGATTTACTATATAACACAATTATATATTAAAATTATTCTAATAAAATAATCTTATAAAGTATGTATAGCCTGTGTTATATTTGTATAATTCTATAAATAATTGCTGCCGCTAGAGTTAATTATGTATGTTCGTATAAGCAAATAAACTATAGGCTACTCATGAACTACGATCTGCTGATAACAGGTGCAACTATACACGATGGAACAGGAAAAGCTCCTTACGTTGCCGATGTGTGGGTAAAAGATGATGAGATCATACTGATCGGGAAACACAATGCAACTTCTTATACCGCAAAAAATATTATCAACGGCAGCGGACTTATACTTACTCCAGGTTTTATTGATGCCCATGCCCATGGTGAGCCTTTTAAAACTCCTGCGTTCGATAATTTTCTGTCGATGGGTGTAACTACTATTTGCCTTGGTCAGGATGGCTTCAGCCCCGACCTGAGCGAAGACAGCTATACTTCCGGTGAAGCCTTAGGCAATTGGATGAACCGCGTGGATGAACTACAGCCGGGCGTGAACATTGTGATGTTTGTGGGCCATAACACGATCCGGATGCAATCGGGGACAAAGTATAAACCTGAGCCTACCGAGGAAGATCTTACCGAAATGGAGCAACTGCTGCACGAAGGTATGGATCTGGGCTGTTTTGGGATGACGACCGGGCTGGAATATAACCCCGGCTTTAACTGCCAGACACCGGAACTCGACAGGCTGGCGAAGATTGTTGGCGAACGAGGCGGTATGATCATGAGCCACATGCGTTCGGAGAACGACGCAACTATAATTCCTGCCATAGAGGAGCTACTATCTCAGGGCCAGTACTGCCCAGTTCAGATATCGCACATAAAAGTGGTTTATGGCAAAGGCACCAGCCGCGCCGAAGAAATATGTAAGTTGTTGGATAATGCCCGCGACAACGGCATCAAAGCATCAGCAGATTTCTACCCTTATACTGCCAGTTATACTTCCATCGAGATCCTTTTCCCCGATTGGGCCAAATTGCCTTATGATTATGAAGAAGTAAAAGCGAGTCGTGGCGAAGAGTTAAAACAATTTCTGAAAAGTAAGATCGAACAGCGCAATGGCCCTGAAGCTACCTTACTGGGAACAGGTCCATTTAAAGGCAAAACGTTGGGACAAATTGCTATTGAGCTGGATAAACCTTTTGAAGAAGTGTTGCGCGATAACATTGGCCCTTATGGTGCTTTCGGCGCTTATTTTATAATGGATGAAGCCCTTCAGGATACTCTATTGCAATATCCTTACACTATGCTTTGCACCGATGGCAGCCCTTTTATGAACCATCCGCGTAGCTTTGGTTCTTTTGCTAAAATGATAGAGACCTTTGTGCTAAAAAAGCAGCTTTTCTCATTGGAAGAAGGCATACGTAAAATGACCGGCCTCACCGCCGAAACTATAGGCATACCAGATCGTGGCTTTATAAAACCAGGCTACAAAGCAGACCTGTTACTCTTCGACCCTACTGAAATAAAAGCGAACGCTACTTTCGAAAACCCGATGCAGCTTTCAACAGGTTTCAGGTATGTGATTGTTAATGGCAAAGTGGTGAAGGAACAGGAAAGCTTTACCGGGGAACGAAACGGCCGTGTGCTGCGAAAGCCTCAACTATAAATTGCGTAACTTGCGCTTTTATAGTACCCTCTTATGACACACCGCCATTTTATAGTACATAAGCCCTATGGCTACCTGAGTCAGTTTGTTTGCGAGCATAAAAACAAAAAAATGCTTGGCGAGCTACACGATTTTCCGGAAGGCACAATGGCTATAGGCAGACTGGATGAAGACAGTGAAGGCTTATTATTGCTCACCACTAATGGCAAAGTAAGCGAGCAGGTACGTAGCAAACATATCGAAAAAGAATACTATGCCCAGGTAGATGGCCTGATAACTGACGAAGCGATAAAACTATTGCAGGAAGGTGTAGAGATTGGCATTGGTGGTGACAAGTATAAAACGCTGCCTTGCGCCGCCTTCAGGCTGGAACAGGACCCCGGGTTTCCGCAACGCAGCCGTAAAATTCGCGACGACCGCCATGGGCCTACCAGCTGGGTTTCCATTACTTTAACTGAGGGCAAAAACCGACAGGTTCGTAAAATGACTGCTGCTGCCGGCTTTCCGACGCTACGTTTGGTTAGAGTCAGGATAGGTGGCATTCAGTTAGGTGAGTTGCAGTCCGGGAAAGTAGTGGAAGCTGGAGATTTTTCGATGATAAATGGGCCGGCTTATAGTTTAGAGTTAAGCAATTAATAATTTGCATTAGATGAAGAAGAAACTACTTTTAATTCTGATATGGATAGTAACTATTGCTTTAATTGAATTTGGATTGTGTTTAGCAGTAATGGACTCTGCATTTAGAAATATTGAATCAGTCCAACTATTAATTTTAATGCTTATTATTACTCTTCCTTTCTTAATTCTTGGCACTTATAGTTCAATTCCAAAATTTTCAATTTCTGTAAGTTTGTTAGCTTCGACTCTTTGCCTAATTTACTTTATAACTTATTATCAGTTAGATTTAATCAATACGTGGTTGGTCAGCTTTCCTTTAGGATATATACTTATTCTAATCATGCAGAGACGAATTTATAACTGGGGAAAATATTAACTTTCTTTCGTCAAATATTGGTAACAATCATAGCCAGCCTTTGCGCTTGAACCAGAAATATATCACCATTGTGATTAATAACATTGATACAATGACCATTGGGTAGCCATACTTTGTTTCCAGTTCCGGCATAAACTCGAAGTTCATCCCATAAATACCAACTATAAAGGTAAGCGGCATAAAGAATACCGAAAAAATAGTAAGTACCCGCATCACTTCGTTGGTTTTCTGCGACGATAGGGAAATATAAGTATTAACCAGGTTGTTGGTACTATCATTCAGTTCTTCGTACAACGTTACCATGTGCACATAAAGGTCGTGCAGGTCCTGCATTTCAGTAGACGGAAGATGTTGCAGGCGCAGATTATATAGAATAACCTCAGAAAGCTGTAACACCCTCTTTGACACCGAAACCTTACGTTTAAGATGGTATAAGCCTTTTGTAAGAGAGTTCGGCTTTACCTGCAGAAAAGTCTTTGTTTCATAATAATCCAGGTCGTTCGCCAGTTTTAAAGCTGGTTCCTCAAAGGTGCGGAATGCGGCCCGAACAATTCTTGTCAATAAAGCTTTCGGGAACTTTATACTTCCTGTATCTATATACTTCTCCTTAATTTCCGGAATAAAGTCCAGTGGATGACGGTGAATGGTAATGATGAATTTATCATGAAAGAAGACAGCCAGTTTATTTGTAAGCTCCTGAATTGTATCTGCTTCCAGGTGTGCTTTATGATCATAAACCCGACTGATAATAAATATGATATCATTCGCGATCTCGAATTTAGGCAG of Pontibacter deserti contains these proteins:
- a CDS encoding N-acyl-D-amino-acid deacylase family protein; translation: MNYDLLITGATIHDGTGKAPYVADVWVKDDEIILIGKHNATSYTAKNIINGSGLILTPGFIDAHAHGEPFKTPAFDNFLSMGVTTICLGQDGFSPDLSEDSYTSGEALGNWMNRVDELQPGVNIVMFVGHNTIRMQSGTKYKPEPTEEDLTEMEQLLHEGMDLGCFGMTTGLEYNPGFNCQTPELDRLAKIVGERGGMIMSHMRSENDATIIPAIEELLSQGQYCPVQISHIKVVYGKGTSRAEEICKLLDNARDNGIKASADFYPYTASYTSIEILFPDWAKLPYDYEEVKASRGEELKQFLKSKIEQRNGPEATLLGTGPFKGKTLGQIAIELDKPFEEVLRDNIGPYGAFGAYFIMDEALQDTLLQYPYTMLCTDGSPFMNHPRSFGSFAKMIETFVLKKQLFSLEEGIRKMTGLTAETIGIPDRGFIKPGYKADLLLFDPTEIKANATFENPMQLSTGFRYVIVNGKVVKEQESFTGERNGRVLRKPQL
- a CDS encoding pseudouridine synthase — its product is MTHRHFIVHKPYGYLSQFVCEHKNKKMLGELHDFPEGTMAIGRLDEDSEGLLLLTTNGKVSEQVRSKHIEKEYYAQVDGLITDEAIKLLQEGVEIGIGGDKYKTLPCAAFRLEQDPGFPQRSRKIRDDRHGPTSWVSITLTEGKNRQVRKMTAAAGFPTLRLVRVRIGGIQLGELQSGKVVEAGDFSMINGPAYSLELSN
- a CDS encoding magnesium transporter CorA family protein; translated protein: MQQTFYSSQDNSWEWIDVENPSADELQELAQKYGLHPSSVRDCLQPEHLPKFEIANDIIFIISRVYDHKAHLEADTIQELTNKLAVFFHDKFIITIHRHPLDFIPEIKEKYIDTGSIKFPKALLTRIVRAAFRTFEEPALKLANDLDYYETKTFLQVKPNSLTKGLYHLKRKVSVSKRVLQLSEVILYNLRLQHLPSTEMQDLHDLYVHMVTLYEELNDSTNNLVNTYISLSSQKTNEVMRVLTIFSVFFMPLTFIVGIYGMNFEFMPELETKYGYPMVIVSMLLITMVIYFWFKRKGWL